A stretch of Zootoca vivipara chromosome 13, rZooViv1.1, whole genome shotgun sequence DNA encodes these proteins:
- the LOC118079198 gene encoding vomeronasal type-2 receptor 116-like produces the protein MATILSNYKIPQFTYGSAPAINDHIQGAFFHWMFPDGSYQYRGILQLLQHFQWTWVGVLFQDDDNGNKFVQNVLPVFSQSGICFDFIERFPALPFYCDFSQLVEETVVIHKVIMGATANVLVLHGEIQGMMTLRMLLQFSEYDDLPTKTKVWIMTAPVDFTSVSIQRLWKIDFLHGAMSFAVHSNEVLGFQKFIQNQSPTSRKQDGFIQVFWEQTFSCWFPDSRTDKPIEKNCSGEEQLETLPASVFEMGMTVHSYGIYNAAYALAHAFHAMQLSKFKHRRQGKQKLLNQQLWQLHHFLKGVSFNNSAEETVSFNQKGELVAGFDVINWITFINESFLRVKVGRIDPKAPPAKVLILQDDDIVWPRSFNQTWPLSLCNDKCHSGYRRKKKEGKQFCCYDCIPCPEGKISNKKDMDDCILCHGGQYPNNDRDLCLPKDISFLSFEEPLGMSTSIFALIFSSITVSVLGIFIKHKDTPIVKANNIDLTYTLLISLLFSFLCVFLFIGQPEKLTCLLRQPAFGIIFSMAVSCILAKTITVVLAFMAAKPGSSMRKWVGKGLAIAIVLCCFTIQATICTVWLATSPPFPDSDMHSMAKEIILECNEGSATMFYYVLGFMGLLAFVSFTVAFLAKKLPDSFNEAKFITFSMLVFCSVWLSFVPTYLSTKGKYMVAVEIFSILASSAGLLGCIFSPKCYIIVVRPDLNNKAQLIRRKH, from the exons ATGGCAACCATCCTGAGCAACTACAAGATCCCCCAG TTCACATACGGTTCTGCTCCTGCAATAAATGACCATATTCAAGGAGCTTTCTTTCACTGGATGTTTCCAGACGGGTCCTATCAATATCGGGGCATTCTCCAGTTACTGCAGCATTTTCAATGGACATGGGTTGGAGTGCTTTTTCAGGATGATGACAATGGAAATAAGTTTGTACAAAATGTGCTTCCCGTGTTTTCACAGAGTGGTATATGCTTTGACTTTATAGAAAGATTCCCAGCACTGCCTTTTTACTGTGATTTTTCTCAATTGGTAGAGGAAACAGTTGTAATACATAAGGTCATCATGGGAGCAACAGCCAATGTATTGGTCTTACATGGTGAAATCCAGGGCATGATGACTTTGAGGATGTTGCTCCAGTTTTCAGAATATGATGATCTGCCAACAAAGACCAAAGTCTGGATCATGACAGCCCCGGTGGATTTCACATCAGTCAGCATTCAAAGACTGTGGAAAATAGACTTCCTCCATGGTGCTATGTCCTTTGCAGTTCACTCAAACGAGGTGTTGGGCTTCCAGAAATTTATTCAAAACCAGAGCCCTACCTCAAGAAAGCAAGATGGATTTATCCAAGTCTTCTGGGAGCAGACATTTAGCTGTTGGTTCCCTGACTCAAGGACGGATAAGCCGATTGAGAAGAATTGCAGTGGGGAGGAGCAGCTGGAAACTCTTCCTGCATCTGTTTTTGAAATGGGCATGACTGTCCACAGCTACGGTATCTACAATGCTGCCTATGCTCTGGCTCACGCTTTCCATGCCATGCAGTTATCCAAATTTAAACATAGAAGACAAGGAAAGCAAAAACTTCTGAATCAACAGCTGTGGCAG ctccaccactttctgaaagGTGTCTCGTTTAACAACAGCGCAGAGGAAACTGTGTCCTTCAACCAAAAAGGGGAATTAGTAGCGGGATTTGATGTTATAAATTGGATCACTTTCATAAATGAGTCTTTCCTTAGAGTGAAAGTGGGTAGAATAGACCCGAAGGCTCCCCCTGCCAAAGTCCTCATTCTTCAAGATGATGACATTGTGTGGCCCAGGAGCTTTAATCAG ACATGGCCGCTTTCTTTGTGTAATGACAAGTGTCATTCAGGttacagaagaaaaaagaaggaagggaaacaattttgctgctatgattgtattCCATGCCCGGAAGGGAAGATCTCAAACAAGAAGG ATATGGATGACTGCATACTGTGCCATGGTGGACAATACCCAAATAATGACCGGGATCTATGCCTTCCAAAAGATATAAGCTTCTTGTCTTTCGAAGAACCGTTAGGGATGAGCACCTCCATTTTTGCTCTTATCTTTTCTTCCATCACAGTCTCGGTGCTTGGAATTTTCATAAAGCACAAAGACACTCctatagtcaaagccaacaacataGACCTCACTTACACCCTGCTCATCTCTCTCCTATTCTCCTTCCTTTGTGTATTCCTATTCATTGGCCAGCCAGAGAAGTTGACGTGTCTCCTTCGACAACCTGCTTTTGGCATAATCTTCTCCATGGCTGTTTCTTGTATtttggccaaaaccatcactgtggtgttGGCTTTCATGGCCGCAAAGCCAGGATCCAgtatgaggaaatgggtggggaaaggattGGCCATTGCCATTGTTCTGTGCTGCTTCACGATTCAAGCCACTATCTGCACTGTGTGGCTGGCAACTTCTCCTCCATTTCCAGATTCAGACATGCACTCAATGGCTAAAGAAATTATACTGGAATGTAATGAAGGCTCAGCCACCATGTTTTACTATGTTCTTGGTTTTATGGGTTTACTTGCCTTCGTCAGCTTTACAGTGGCTTTCCTAGCCAAGAAGTTACCcgacagttttaatgaagccaagttcatcacctttagtatgttggtcttctgcagtgtttggttgtcctttgttcCAACTTACTTGAGCACgaaaggaaaatacatggtggctgtggagatcttttccATCTTGGCCTCTAGTGCTGGtttactgggttgcatcttttcccccaaatgctacATCATAGTCGTGAGGCCTGATCTGAACAACAAGGCACAGCTCATTAGAAGAAAGCATTAA